The DNA window GTATAGCATAGCCTCGGCTGCGCGCTGTGGCCGAGTTCACAATCGGGTTGGTTGGCGCGGGCGTCTGAAAGGTACTCTTTGCTGAAATGGGAGGTGAGGGTCGGCTGCCCGCCGGGCGCTGGCCGAATGAAGATGGACATATTCCTGGAGCATGGTCTGGATGTGCTGGGCTGGGTGGATGTGGTGACGGTGCTGCTGGTGTTTGTGGCGGGCTGGGCGGCGTGGAAAAAGACGGTTGCCAGCACGTCGCAGGAGATTTATCAGCGCGTGGCCCAGGCGTATAAGGCTGAGGTGGAGGCGTTGCAGGAGCGTATGCGCCTGCTGGAGCAGGAGAATGCGGGGCTGCGCCGCCTGCTGGAGACGATCAAGCGTTCGCTGGCGCGGCGTGGGCTGCGGGTGAATGAGGAGGGTCTGGTGGAGAGGCGCGCCCCAGGCCAGGGCGATCATCAGGCGTGATGGGGCCGGGCTGCTCAGGCAAGGCCGGTGATTGGCTGCGTGGTGATGAGCGAGACGAGCCAGGGGACGAGCAGCGAGAAGACGACGACGATGGCGATCATCAAGGCCATGAAGATGGCGGCTATGATAATCGCCTGGCGTCGCTCTCCACGCGGGAAGGTGAAGGCTCGCACCCAAAGATAGAGGGCGAAGAGGGCCGCGAGCGAGTACAGGGCGATTTGAGATGGTGTGACGAGCATGGTCGCTTTCCCCTATCGAACGGCGCGAGTATCAGCACCGTCCTGGCTCGCAACAACTGTGCCGGAAAGCAGGGAGTTATTGAGGGGGGCGCGGTATGCCGACGATTAAGGTGGATTGTGAGGTTGTGCTGGATGGGACCGGCTATCTGGTGAAGCCGGGGACGTATCGGCTGGAGCGGCCCCGCGTGCGCCGGGCGACGGTGCGAGCCGATGGCGCTCAGAGCTATGTGGACCTGGGGCCGGGCAGGCGCGTCTGGCGCTTTACGGCGCTGGCGCTGAATGATCTGGCGCAGTATGACGGCACGCCCACCGGCCTGACGGGCCAGCAGTACCGCGACGCGCTGTGGGCATCCTATGTCAAGGTGGCGACGGCGCTCAGTTTCACTGACCCGGAGGGCCAGACGGTCCAGGCGTATTTCGATGATCTGGTGGAGCGGGTCGCTGACCTGCGCAGCCAGCAGGTTGGCGTGAGCTATGAACTGGAGGTGGCGCTGGTGGAGGTCTGAGGCGCGAGCCGCGCGAGTTCCGTCTGGATGGCGGCGACAAAGCGACGGGTGAGCCGCCAATCGAACCAGAGCAGGCCCAGTGTCAGCAGGCCCAGGATGAGCAGGGCGGTCTGTTCGCCCTGGCTGGCGCCGGGCGCGGGCAGGAACCAGTTGAGGGCGATGGCGGCAACGACGATGGCTTCGCTCAGGGCTTCGATGGCGAGCAGGCGCAAGAATGGCCCCAGCGGCGGGCGCGCCTGCCCAGGGGGGGCTGATTCGTCGGGCGCTTCGACGACCCTGGCAGCGGCGGCGGATGCTTTCTTTCTGGCCGGACCAGGGAGGCGTATGGAGCCGGAGGTTCGGGCGCCATTGGCGCTGGGGTCGGGGGGAGGCGATAGGGGCGGTGGCAGCCGGAGGGCGCTGGCGGTCTGGTTCACCTGCGTTTTGAGGGCGTCCCAGGTGTGCTGCTCGCGGAGCTTGCTGCCAAACCAGAGCTTGAGCAGGTCTTCTTGCAGCATGCCGCTGACGTTGCGGGCGGCGCGCTGCATGTCGCTGAGCGCGCCCAGCAGGGTGAGCGCCGCCAGCGCCATAGCGAAAAAGCGCAGCAGGTACTCGAACTGTGTCGAGACGGAGGCGGCCAGGGCGATGATGATCATTAAGAAGGGGAGCCGCATGAAGCGCATAGCTGTTCCTTAATATATCTGCTGTATACCTGCTGTTCCTTATAGAAGGGAGAGCTGGGAAAAAGCGATGGTCTTCGTCTCAGTTGATGCTATTGTACGATTTTGGCGGCAAAATGACCAGCGGCGGCAGATATGAGTTCCATCACACATGAGGTGTTGGCAGGCGAGGCGTGTTACTTGTAGCGCCGCCCCCTTCGGGAAGGGCCGCTTGCCTCGGCTGGGCCTCAGCACTCTCGCTCCCGTTGGTCGCTCGCGCGTCCCTTCCAGGCGGCTGGACGTTGGTCCACTGGTACGGTGGCCTGGAGGGCGAGCGTTCGCGCTGGCGCAGCGGTGGCCGCCAAGATGGCGGCGCTACAAGTGGCAACCCCGATAGGTGGTGGAACTCGGATATGCTGTGCATGGGGTCTTTCTTGCCTGTGGAGTTTGTCGTTAACTCTGCTATACTACGAGTGACCATCTGGCATAACTTGAGTATTTGCGGGGAGGCGTCTATGGTGAGCGAGCGGCATGCCGCCCTCTGGGCGCTGGTAGGGGATAAAGCCTACGAGGAGCGACGTTACAAGGAGGCGCTTTATGCCTACGGGCGCTCGACCAGCTTGAATCCCGATAAGGCGCTGCCCTTTCGGAGCAAGGGGCAAACGTTCTATACACTCGAATGCTACGAGGAGGCGCTGGCAGCCTACACGCGCGCCGTCGAACTGAATCCTGAAGATTCGTCCGGCTATGTGGGGCAGGGCCATGCGCTCCGGGCGCTGGGGCGCTATGGGGAGGCGCTGGCGGCGTATGCGTGCGCTGTCCAGCGGAATCCTGAGAGCGCAGATGCTTATTATGGCGAGGGGCAGGTGTTGGGCAAACTCAGGCGCTACGAGGAGGCGCTGGCGGCCTATAACCGGGCTATGGAGCTGGAGCCGTCCCAGGAAGCGTACCGCTATGGCAAGGCGGATATGCTCTCTGAACTCGGGCGCTACGAGGAAGGGCTGGCGACGCTGGCCCCGCTGATTGAGGTGGACCCGTATACGGCGGCGCTGTATCAGCGGCAGGGCCATCTGCTCAAGGAGCTAGGACGCTATGAGGAGGCGCTGGCGGCGCTGGAATACGCGCGGCGCCAGAACCCGGATGACGCGGCCACTCTGGTGAGTATGGGCGAGACGCTGGCGGCGCTGGGCAGGGTGGAGGAGGCGGAGGCGGCGTATGAGCGGGCAAGAGAACTGGGCGGTGAGTAATACCCCATTTGGGCTAGTCTTTGGGCTGATAGGCCCGCGCGGGCGGCTGCTCTGCTATACTGGGAGACAATCTGGAGATACCCTGGACAATCTGAAGATACTCTAGATACCCTGAAAGAAGGCTTACTTTACCAGTAAGCGGTCACGCAGTATGTCTAGCGATATGTGGGGCAGTTCTCGCCTGGTTATCATCAAGTCGCGGCCTTCAGCCGAGGTGTCTGATAAGGCTGGGATGAAGCGTATGGTTGGGCAGCGTCTCTTGCAGGCGAGCCTGGCGCTTTTCTGGCGAGGAGAGTATGAGTCATCCCTGGTGGTATGCGAGCGTGCGCTGCGCGTGATCCCCAGGGATGCGCGTGTCTGCGCGCAGTGGGCGGCTATCTTGCGGGCGCTGGGGCAGTACAAGAAGGCGCTGGCGGCGTATGAGCGGGCGCTGCGTCTGGAGCCGGAGGAGGCGCTTTACTGGCTGGGCAAAGGGACGGCGCTGTATGAACTCAGGCGCTATGAGGAGGCGCTGGCAGCCTACGAGCAGGCGCTGGCGCTTGAGGCGTGCCATCCAATTGCCTGGCAGAACAAGGGCTGCGCGCTGCTGAAGCTGAATTGTCCAGAGGAGGCGCTGGCGGCGTTTGAGCGCGCGATGGCGCTGAATCCGATTGATAGCCTGGCCCCGATGCGCAAGGCGGACGCGCTGGTGGCGCTGGGGCGCGCTGAGGAGGCGCTGGCGGCGCTGGAGCAGGCAACCGAGTGGAATCCGGCTAACTGGCTGGCACAGGTGAAGCGGGCGGCGCTGCTGTCGCGGCTGGACTATCATGCCGAGGCGCTGGCGCTGTATCGGTGGGTGGCCCAGCAAGAACCGGATTGTGCCCCGGCGTATGTTGGGTGGGGAGATGAACTGGTCCGGCTCGATTTGCTGGAGCAGGCGCTGGCGGTCTATGAGCAGGCGGTGCGGCTGGACCCGCTGAACCCGTTTGCGCATGTTCGCCAGGGCCGGATACTGGTGGCGGTGGGGCGGGCCAGGGAGGCGCTGCGCGTGTATGCTCGCGCTATCAAGCTGGAGCCGGAATACGCGCCTGTCCACGCGCAGAAAGGGCTGGCGCTGGCGGGGCTGCGGCGCTATGAGGAGGCGCTGGCGTCGTTTGGGCGGGCGCTGGAATTGGACCCGACGGATGAGGAGTCGCGGAACGCCAGGGCTGAGGTGCTACAATGTTTGCAAGATTTGCAAGCCTGGCGGCGCGGCGCGGCGCTGTATTAGCCTCCAGCCTTTTCAGGAACCGTATGAATACCGAAGAGATTACCCAAGCGATCACTGAGGGACAGGAACTACTGAAGCAGCAGCAGTATACGGAGGCGCTGGCGGCGTTCGAGCGGGCGCTGGCGCTGGATCCGAAGAAGGCCAGTGTCTGGAGCAGCAAGGGGATTACGCTGTTGTGTCTGAAGCGCCCACAGGAGGCGGTGGCCGCTTTTGAGCGCGCGGTGCAGGTGGACCGCAGCGATGCCAGCGCGTATCATAACCTGGGCAATACGCTGACGATGCTCAGGCGGCATGACGAGGCGCTCTATGCCTATGGGCGGGCGATTTATCTGAATCCGGATCAGGCGCCGAGCTATATTGGGAAGTCGAGCGTGCTGTTGCAGCTTCAGAATGAGAAGGAGGCGCTGGCAACCGCCGAGCGGGCTATCGAGCTAGACCGCGCTAACGCGCTGGCGCACCGCAACAAGGCGGAGGCGCTGAGCAGGCTGAGCCGTTATGAGCGGGCGCTGGCGGCGTATAGCTGGGCGCTGCGCCTGGAGCCGAATGACGCGGCCTCGCATTTTGGCAAGGGGAATGTCTTTTCTCACCTGAAACGCTACGATGATGCCATCAGCGCGTATGATCAGGCGCTGGAACTGGACCCGAAGAATCCTGGGATTTATCTGAATAAGAGCAAGAGCCTGGCAAAGCTGAAACGCTACGAGGAGAGCCTGGCGGTCTGCGAGCGGGCGCTGGCGCTGAACGCCAGGGATGTGCTGGCGTGGTATCACCAGGCGCAGGTGCTGATGCGCCTGAAACGCCCGGAGGAGGCGCTGGCGGCGTTTGAGGAGACGCTGCGTCTGAGGCCGCTGCTGCGCGAGGCGCGCACCGGCAAGGGGGAGGCGCTGCTGGCGCTGAGGCGTTATGAGGAGACGCTGGCGCTGTGCCAGCAAAGCTTGCAGCTTGAAATCCCCAGCCGCGCTACGTATGCGCAGAAGGTGGAGGCGCTGCTGCATCTGCGGCGCTATGAAGAGGTCTTGGAGGTGTGCCAGCGGCTGGATGGCGGGCGGCCCTTTGACCTCAACGGGACGGGGCTGCACAAAGCCCAGGCGCTGATGGCGCTGAAACGCTATGAACAGGCGTGCCAGGCGTATGATGCCGCTCGCATGGCGTCGAACTGGTACGGCGGCAGCGCGGAATACCGGCGGCGCGCTCAACAAGGCTATGTTGCGGCGCTGCTGCGGCTGGGGCGCTACCGCGATGCGCTCAAGACGTATCGTGAGGATCGGCGCTGGAAGCGGCGGCTGGCAAAGCAGCACCATATTCCCCGCGAGGATGAAGAGGAGCCGGAAGATTGGCCTTTCCCGTAGGGAGGCGGTATGAATGAGGAAGATGCAAGAAGCTGGCTCGCTGAGGGCAGCGGCCTGCTCAAGGGGCGGCGCTACGATGAGGCGCTGGCGGCTTTCAACTGGGCGGTGACGCTGGAGGCGGATAATGTGAGCGCCTGGACGCTGAAGGCGGCGGCGCTGGAGGGTCTGCATCGCTATGAGGAGGCGCTGGAATGCTGCGAGCGCGCCCTGGCGCTGGATGCGAGCGCCGCGCCTGTCTACAGCCAGAAGGCGTTTGTGCTGAGTCGTCTGCACCGCGATCAAGAGGCGTTGGAGGTTGCCAGGCGCGCCATTGTGCTGGACCCCCGCGACGCCGATGGCTTCAGCGCCAGCGGCAGCGCCTTGCTGGCGCTCAGACGCTCGCAAGAGGCGCTGGAGGCATATGAATACGCGCTCAAGCTGGACCCATCCCACATTCGCTCTTCGGCTGGCAAGAGTGGGGCGCTCACGAGCCTGCGGCGCTACGAGGAGGCGCTCTGGGCGGCGCAGCATGCTATTGCGCTGGACCCGTTCTATGCCACCAGCCACAATAATAAAGCGGCGGCGCTGCGCAACCTGCGCCGCCCGGAAGAGGCGCTGGCCGCCTATCAGCGCGCTATACAACTGGACCCACGACACGCTATCGCTCATAGCAATCTGAGCCTGGTGTTGATCGGCCTCAATTGCTATGTAGAGGCGCTGGCCGCTTGTGATCGCGCTATTGCGCTGGACCCCGACCTGCCGTCCGCCTATAATAATCGGGCTGTGGCGCTGGTGTTTCTCAAGAGGAATGACGAGGCGCTGGCGGCTATCGAGCGATCCATTCAACTGAACCCCGGCCACCGCGCGCCCTATATCAACAAAGCGGTCCTGCTCTTCCGGCTGGGGCTGTATGGGGAAGCGTTCGCGGCCTTTAAGCTGTTCTGGCGGTTCCGCCGCGCCCGCTAAGTTTTATGTTCTTGAGGGGATTGAGCGCATATTGAGTGCTGAAGAGATTGATCGCCTGATCACCGAAGGCAAGGTACTGATCAAGCGGCGCGATTATGAGCAGGCGCTGGGTATCTGCGAGCAGGCGTTGGGGCTGGAGGCGAGCAACGCGCGCGTCCTGGCCTTGAAAGGGCAGGCGCTGGTCGGGCTGAAACGCTCTCCTGATGCTCTGGAGGCGGCAGAGCAGGCGATTGCGCTGGACGCGGCGCTGGTGGACGCTTCTATCTGCAAGAGTGTGGCGCTGCTGCAACTGCATCGGGCTGAGGAGGCGCTGGCCGCCTGCGAGCAGGGGCTGGCCCATGATTTTACGGTGGCAGAGGCGCACGCGCAGAAATGCGCGGCGCTGGGGGAACTGCGGCGCGATGAGGAGGCGCTGGAGGCGGCAGAGCAGGCGCTGGAACTGGACCCGGCCTCGCTGCTGGCGCAGAATAATAAGGCGTCGGCGCTGGTTTATCTGAAGCGGCCCCGCGAGGCGCTGGAGGTCTATTATATCGTGCTGGGCCTGGACCCCAAGATGGCCGCCGCCTATGCGGGAAAGGGCGCGGCGTTTCTGGAACTGGGCTGGTATGAGGAGGCGCTGGGAAACTTAGACTATGCGATCAGCCTGGATGCGACGCTGGCCCCCGCGCACGCGAATCGAGCGGTGGCGCTGCTGCGGCTGAAGCGCCCGGAAGAGGCGCTGGGGGCGGCTGAGCGCGTGCTGGCACTGGACGCGGGGTATGTGAAGGGCTGGAATAACAAAGGAGCGGCGCTTGTTCGGCTGAACCGCCGGGAAGAGGCGCTGGCGGCGTATGAGCAGGCGATCCAGCTTGATCCGACTTACGCGACGGTCTACCAGAATAAGGGCACGGCGCTGCTGCGTCTTGGGCGGCGCGAGGAGGCGCTGGCGCTGGACTCGACGCAGGCGATCAGCCACTCGAATATGGCGATTGCGCTGGCTGCGCTCAGGCGCTTCGAAGAGGCGCTGGCGGCGGCTGAGCAGGCGCTGCGCCTGGACGCGAATCTGGCGGCAGCCCACACGGGCAAGGGGCTGGCGCTGCTGGGCCTGAAACGCTATGAGGAGGCGCTGGGAGCGGCGGCCCGCAGCGTGGCCCTGGACAATGAGCGGACCGGCGCCCATACGATCAGGGCTACTGTGCTGCTGCGGATAAAGCTCCACGAGCAGGCGCTGGGAGCGGCGGAATGGGCGACGTATGTCGATCCTCACTACGCCGATGCGTATGAGGTGAAAGGCGCGGTGCTGCGCGAGTTGGGGCGCTATGAGAACGCGCTGGCGGCCTATGAGCGCGCGCTGGAACTGGATCCGCGCAATCTCGCCTGCCTGCGGGGCAAGGCTGTCGCGCTGCTGCATTTGAGGCGCTATCAAATGGCGCTGGAGACGTGTGATCGGGCGATTGCGCTTGACCCGAAGCACGCGGATGCCTATATTTATACCTATGCGGCGCTCCGGGCGATGCGGCGCGATGAGGAGGCGCTGCCTGCTTATGAGCGGGCAATCGAGTTGGTCCCCAACAACGCGACGCTCTATCGCAGCAAAGGGGATACGCTGAAGCGCCTGAAACGCTATGAGGAGGCGCTGGCGGCCTATGAGCGCGCGCTGGAACTGGCCCCGAACAATGCCGATGCGTGTCAAAGCAAGATGAGGACGCTCTTGCACCTGGGCGGTATCGGGCGGCGTTTGCGGCGTACCGGCGGCTGCGGCAGGCGCGCCGCAGAGGATAATCGTCGGTGGACGCGCGGCCAGAAAGGGCTGAAGCCTCTGGATGGAGATGAGAACGATGAGCGCAGAAGAGATCGAGCGCCTGATGCTGGAAGGCGAATCGCTGGCACTTGAGGAACGCTATCAAGAGGCGCTGGCGACGTATGAGCGGGCTATCGAGCTGGACCCGACACAGGCGGCGGGCTATGCCCACAAGGGCAGCCTGCTCTGGAACCTGGAGCGGCACACGGAGGCGCTCTTTGCCTATGAGCGCGCCTGCGACCTGGAGCCGGGGAACGCGGAGTTCTGCGTGTCGCGGGGCGATCTGCTGCGGGTGCTGGACCGCGACGATGAGGCGCTGGCGGCCTATGGGGAGGCGCTGCGTCTGGAGCCGGACAATGCCGAGTTTTGCGCTATGCAGGGAGAACTGCTTCAGGAGCTTGGCCGCTTTCAAGAGGCGCTCTTTGCCTACGCGCACGCGCTGGAACTGGAGCCGGACGATGGGACTATCGCGCTGTGCAAGGCGGATGTGCTGCGCGAGCTTGGGCGGGATGAGGAGGCGCTGGCGGCGTATGACGCGGCGATCAGGCTTGACCCGACCTCAGCCGATGCCTATAACGGCAAGGGCTTTGTGCTGGAATCGCTGCGGCAGCCGCTGCGGGCGCTGGCGGCGTATGAGCAGGCGAACCTCTGCGACGCGAACTTTGCGCCTGCCTGGCACAACAAGGCCAATCTGCTTGCCCGTCTGGGCCGGTTTGCCGAGGCGGAACGCGCCCGCCAGCGCGCGAACAAGCTGGGCTACAACTGGTAGCCGCGCGTACCGCTGCCATCCCTGGCGGCGCACCGGAACGCCAGGGCGAACGTGGGGCTTCAGAGGGCAATGTTCGCGTGGGCCAGCGTTGGCCGCCAGGGACGGCGGCGGTACAAGCACCTGGAGCAGCGATTCGCCACCAGGGATGGCTGTACAGGCGAAAGGGCATTGTCTTGTGAGTGACGACCAACCCGCTGGTTCCCCTGATCAAGATGGCGCTTCCTTGCGGAGTCGTGGCTATCTCCCGCATTGGGAACGCAACGCAGCAACCTATTTT is part of the Ktedonobacterales bacterium genome and encodes:
- a CDS encoding tetratricopeptide repeat protein, with product MNEEDARSWLAEGSGLLKGRRYDEALAAFNWAVTLEADNVSAWTLKAAALEGLHRYEEALECCERALALDASAAPVYSQKAFVLSRLHRDQEALEVARRAIVLDPRDADGFSASGSALLALRRSQEALEAYEYALKLDPSHIRSSAGKSGALTSLRRYEEALWAAQHAIALDPFYATSHNNKAAALRNLRRPEEALAAYQRAIQLDPRHAIAHSNLSLVLIGLNCYVEALAACDRAIALDPDLPSAYNNRAVALVFLKRNDEALAAIERSIQLNPGHRAPYINKAVLLFRLGLYGEAFAAFKLFWRFRRAR
- a CDS encoding tetratricopeptide repeat protein translates to MSAEEIERLMLEGESLALEERYQEALATYERAIELDPTQAAGYAHKGSLLWNLERHTEALFAYERACDLEPGNAEFCVSRGDLLRVLDRDDEALAAYGEALRLEPDNAEFCAMQGELLQELGRFQEALFAYAHALELEPDDGTIALCKADVLRELGRDEEALAAYDAAIRLDPTSADAYNGKGFVLESLRQPLRALAAYEQANLCDANFAPAWHNKANLLARLGRFAEAERARQRANKLGYNW
- a CDS encoding tetratricopeptide repeat protein; translation: MSSDMWGSSRLVIIKSRPSAEVSDKAGMKRMVGQRLLQASLALFWRGEYESSLVVCERALRVIPRDARVCAQWAAILRALGQYKKALAAYERALRLEPEEALYWLGKGTALYELRRYEEALAAYEQALALEACHPIAWQNKGCALLKLNCPEEALAAFERAMALNPIDSLAPMRKADALVALGRAEEALAALEQATEWNPANWLAQVKRAALLSRLDYHAEALALYRWVAQQEPDCAPAYVGWGDELVRLDLLEQALAVYEQAVRLDPLNPFAHVRQGRILVAVGRAREALRVYARAIKLEPEYAPVHAQKGLALAGLRRYEEALASFGRALELDPTDEESRNARAEVLQCLQDLQAWRRGAALY
- a CDS encoding tetratricopeptide repeat protein; protein product: MNTEEITQAITEGQELLKQQQYTEALAAFERALALDPKKASVWSSKGITLLCLKRPQEAVAAFERAVQVDRSDASAYHNLGNTLTMLRRHDEALYAYGRAIYLNPDQAPSYIGKSSVLLQLQNEKEALATAERAIELDRANALAHRNKAEALSRLSRYERALAAYSWALRLEPNDAASHFGKGNVFSHLKRYDDAISAYDQALELDPKNPGIYLNKSKSLAKLKRYEESLAVCERALALNARDVLAWYHQAQVLMRLKRPEEALAAFEETLRLRPLLREARTGKGEALLALRRYEETLALCQQSLQLEIPSRATYAQKVEALLHLRRYEEVLEVCQRLDGGRPFDLNGTGLHKAQALMALKRYEQACQAYDAARMASNWYGGSAEYRRRAQQGYVAALLRLGRYRDALKTYREDRRWKRRLAKQHHIPREDEEEPEDWPFP
- a CDS encoding tetratricopeptide repeat protein translates to MSAEEIDRLITEGKVLIKRRDYEQALGICEQALGLEASNARVLALKGQALVGLKRSPDALEAAEQAIALDAALVDASICKSVALLQLHRAEEALAACEQGLAHDFTVAEAHAQKCAALGELRRDEEALEAAEQALELDPASLLAQNNKASALVYLKRPREALEVYYIVLGLDPKMAAAYAGKGAAFLELGWYEEALGNLDYAISLDATLAPAHANRAVALLRLKRPEEALGAAERVLALDAGYVKGWNNKGAALVRLNRREEALAAYEQAIQLDPTYATVYQNKGTALLRLGRREEALALDSTQAISHSNMAIALAALRRFEEALAAAEQALRLDANLAAAHTGKGLALLGLKRYEEALGAAARSVALDNERTGAHTIRATVLLRIKLHEQALGAAEWATYVDPHYADAYEVKGAVLRELGRYENALAAYERALELDPRNLACLRGKAVALLHLRRYQMALETCDRAIALDPKHADAYIYTYAALRAMRRDEEALPAYERAIELVPNNATLYRSKGDTLKRLKRYEEALAAYERALELAPNNADACQSKMRTLLHLGGIGRRLRRTGGCGRRAAEDNRRWTRGQKGLKPLDGDENDERRRDRAPDAGRRIAGT
- a CDS encoding tetratricopeptide repeat protein, with translation MVHWYGGLEGERSRWRSGGRQDGGATSGNPDRWWNSDMLCMGSFLPVEFVVNSAILRVTIWHNLSICGEASMVSERHAALWALVGDKAYEERRYKEALYAYGRSTSLNPDKALPFRSKGQTFYTLECYEEALAAYTRAVELNPEDSSGYVGQGHALRALGRYGEALAAYACAVQRNPESADAYYGEGQVLGKLRRYEEALAAYNRAMELEPSQEAYRYGKADMLSELGRYEEGLATLAPLIEVDPYTAALYQRQGHLLKELGRYEEALAALEYARRQNPDDAATLVSMGETLAALGRVEEAEAAYERARELGGE